In Deinococcus misasensis DSM 22328, the following proteins share a genomic window:
- a CDS encoding HD domain-containing protein, with protein MQVVPTQLTQTFQTALDFAYQQHHTQTRKGPFAIPYLGHLLGVCSLVIEHGGSETEAIAALLHDTIEDVGEAAIPEIEALFGPEVLAIVQGCTDATREAKAQVQDVRADWLQRKEKYLQGLAEKPASARLVSLSDKVYNARSIQEDYLEVGDALWSRFTGGKWGTLWYYRRLAEVFKRTSSENHPQYQRLVKLLIRTTHETERLLGVTEHGAGEFRQHFLRM; from the coding sequence ATGCAAGTTGTTCCCACCCAACTGACCCAGACATTTCAAACTGCACTCGATTTTGCTTACCAGCAACACCACACCCAGACCCGCAAAGGGCCTTTTGCCATTCCCTACCTCGGGCATTTGCTGGGGGTGTGCAGTCTGGTGATTGAACACGGAGGCAGCGAAACCGAAGCCATTGCTGCTCTCCTGCACGACACCATCGAAGATGTTGGTGAGGCTGCCATCCCCGAGATTGAAGCCCTGTTTGGTCCAGAAGTTCTGGCCATTGTTCAGGGATGCACCGATGCCACCCGCGAAGCCAAGGCACAGGTACAGGATGTGCGTGCAGACTGGTTGCAACGCAAAGAAAAATACCTGCAAGGGCTTGCAGAAAAACCTGCATCCGCCCGTTTGGTTTCCCTGTCGGACAAGGTGTACAACGCACGCTCTATTCAAGAGGATTATCTGGAGGTGGGAGATGCCCTCTGGAGCAGGTTCACAGGAGGCAAGTGGGGAACCCTGTGGTACTACCGCAGGCTTGCTGAGGTGTTCAAGCGCACCTCCAGTGAAAACCACCCCCAGTACCAGAGGCTGGTGAAACTGTTGATCCGCACCACCCACGAAACCGAACGCCTGCTCGGGGTCACAGAGCATGGGGCAGGGGAGTTCAGGCAGCACTTCCTGCGGATGTGA
- a CDS encoding DUF4126 domain-containing protein has protein sequence MDPISVLSGLGLSWLSGLRLYLVLFLVGLSDRLNWIALPQTMDLLSSPYVLVATGLMVLVEFFADKVPWVDTTWDSVHTFIRLPIAGWIAAQFAPEGDAATVQYALGILGGTVAATSHFAKASARATVNASPEPFSNWGLSLFEDLLTPSLLYLIYQYPYIAASVIGVLVLGCVMVIVMLWKMVRRIFRPRAQVKGT, from the coding sequence ATGGACCCCATCTCTGTGCTCTCTGGACTGGGTTTGAGTTGGCTGAGTGGACTCAGGCTTTATCTGGTGCTTTTTCTGGTGGGCCTGTCAGACCGACTGAACTGGATTGCCCTGCCACAAACCATGGACCTGCTCAGCAGCCCTTATGTGCTGGTGGCCACAGGTTTGATGGTGCTGGTCGAATTCTTTGCCGACAAAGTGCCATGGGTGGACACCACCTGGGACAGTGTGCACACTTTCATCCGTTTGCCCATCGCAGGCTGGATTGCAGCCCAGTTTGCACCAGAGGGCGATGCAGCCACCGTACAGTATGCTCTGGGCATTCTGGGAGGCACTGTGGCAGCCACCAGCCATTTTGCCAAGGCCAGTGCCCGTGCCACCGTCAATGCCAGCCCTGAGCCGTTCAGCAATTGGGGCCTGAGCCTGTTTGAAGACCTCCTCACCCCTTCGTTGCTGTACCTGATTTACCAGTACCCTTATATTGCGGCTTCGGTGATTGGTGTGCTGGTTCTGGGCTGTGTGATGGTGATTGTGATGCTCTGGAAAATGGTTCGCAGGATTTTTCGGCCTCGGGCACAAGTGAAGGGGACCTGA
- a CDS encoding c-type cytochrome, translating into MKHWMLVACALLSVSAFAASPKGDAKAGKTLFQANCAMCHGAQAEGKVGPVLKGEVAGWKFDLFKRALTKGIDDAGKKLNPPMKQFKFTDQQMANIQAYLKSLK; encoded by the coding sequence ATGAAACACTGGATGCTCGTTGCTTGCGCCCTGCTTTCGGTTTCTGCTTTTGCAGCTTCACCCAAAGGGGATGCCAAAGCTGGAAAAACCCTTTTTCAAGCCAACTGTGCCATGTGCCATGGTGCGCAGGCCGAAGGCAAAGTCGGCCCTGTTCTGAAAGGTGAAGTGGCAGGGTGGAAGTTTGACCTCTTCAAACGTGCCCTCACCAAAGGCATTGACGATGCTGGAAAGAAACTCAACCCTCCCATGAAACAGTTCAAATTCACCGATCAACAAATGGCCAACATTCAGGCTTACTTGAAATCCCTCAAGTGA
- a CDS encoding flotillin family protein, translated as MNFDIGSVLIVLGLVVVSVVILVTTIKNFLIVVPPNRVLVVSGRKTALENGDTVGYRVIRGGRAFRVPVLEQVNWMDLNTIPLELTVQNAFSKGGIPLTVHAVANVKVNAREPYLSNAIERFLNTTPAQLTQITKDTLEGNLRGIIATLTPEEINEDRLRFAAALIEEAEHDMHKIGMQLDTLKIQNVSDDAGYLISIGRKRTAEVLKDARIAEAERNAEAIQSEAVAQQRAQVAQVASQQTILEEQNKLAVRQVELEAEQKTRKSQVEYEAELGKVRAQQTYEQERLALEAELRRKKAETERDAKVAEVERQADAAEVEAQAKRRAQITQAQTQQAIAEEQNKLRVRQAELLSVATAKENEAQVAAEQARVIAAQQLEQERILLNQKKYEADIVAQARAQREAKLLEAQAAAAPIIEEGKAKAEAFRLMVEAFKEAGTDGEKAFVLNMLPAIIQQFADAVREVKIDKLSVIDSGNGQGFQSALHNMPRGIVSLLEQVESTTGVNLLSALQQKTANPETKSASETA; from the coding sequence GTGAATTTTGATATCGGCAGTGTTCTGATTGTGCTGGGTCTGGTGGTGGTCAGTGTGGTGATTCTGGTCACGACCATCAAAAATTTCCTGATTGTGGTGCCACCCAACCGGGTGCTGGTGGTCTCAGGGCGCAAAACCGCTCTGGAAAACGGTGACACCGTGGGCTACCGGGTCATTCGTGGAGGCCGTGCTTTCAGGGTCCCGGTCCTTGAGCAGGTCAACTGGATGGACCTCAACACCATCCCTCTGGAACTCACGGTGCAAAATGCCTTTTCCAAGGGGGGTATTCCCTTGACCGTGCACGCGGTCGCCAACGTGAAAGTCAATGCCAGAGAGCCTTACCTGTCCAATGCCATTGAACGCTTTCTCAACACCACGCCAGCCCAACTGACCCAGATCACCAAAGATACACTGGAAGGGAACTTGCGCGGCATCATCGCCACGTTGACCCCAGAGGAAATCAACGAAGACCGCTTGCGTTTTGCGGCTGCCCTGATCGAAGAGGCAGAGCACGACATGCACAAAATCGGCATGCAACTGGACACCCTCAAGATTCAGAATGTTTCAGACGATGCCGGTTATTTGATTTCCATCGGGCGAAAACGCACCGCTGAAGTGCTCAAAGATGCCCGCATCGCGGAAGCCGAAAGAAACGCCGAAGCCATTCAATCTGAAGCCGTGGCCCAGCAACGTGCTCAGGTGGCCCAGGTGGCTTCCCAGCAAACCATTCTGGAAGAGCAGAACAAACTGGCTGTCCGTCAGGTGGAACTGGAAGCCGAACAGAAAACCCGCAAGAGCCAGGTGGAGTACGAAGCCGAACTGGGCAAAGTCCGGGCACAGCAAACCTATGAGCAAGAACGGCTGGCTCTGGAAGCCGAGTTGCGTCGCAAAAAAGCCGAAACCGAACGGGACGCCAAAGTGGCTGAAGTGGAACGTCAGGCCGATGCCGCCGAAGTGGAAGCGCAGGCCAAGCGTAGGGCCCAGATCACCCAGGCCCAGACCCAGCAAGCCATTGCAGAAGAACAAAACAAGCTGCGGGTCCGTCAGGCAGAGCTGCTTTCGGTGGCCACAGCCAAAGAAAACGAGGCTCAGGTCGCCGCCGAGCAAGCCAGAGTGATTGCTGCCCAGCAACTGGAACAAGAGCGCATCCTGCTCAACCAGAAAAAATACGAAGCGGACATTGTGGCACAGGCCAGAGCCCAGCGGGAAGCCAAACTGCTGGAAGCGCAGGCTGCTGCTGCCCCCATCATTGAAGAAGGAAAAGCCAAAGCCGAAGCTTTCCGCCTGATGGTTGAAGCCTTCAAAGAAGCAGGCACAGACGGCGAAAAAGCCTTTGTGCTGAACATGCTTCCAGCCATCATCCAGCAGTTCGCAGATGCGGTCAGAGAAGTGAAGATTGACAAACTCAGCGTGATTGACTCTGGCAACGGTCAAGGCTTCCAGTCTGCCCTGCACAACATGCCCAGAGGGATTGTCAGTTTGCTGGAGCAGGTGGAAAGCACCACAGGTGTCAACCTGCTCTCTGCGTTGCAACAAAAAACAGCGAACCCTGAAACGAAAAGCGCTTCTGAAACAGCATAA
- the gcvH gene encoding glycine cleavage system protein GcvH, producing the protein METPVELKYAKTHEWVNTEGDVITVGISDYAQDQLGDVVYVELPELGREVSIGEAVAVVESVKTASDIYSPASGVIVEVNEALGDSPEQVNESPYEGGWLFKVRFTDLSDDLVDAQEYEQYME; encoded by the coding sequence ATGGAAACCCCCGTTGAACTGAAGTACGCCAAAACCCACGAGTGGGTCAACACCGAAGGGGATGTCATCACTGTGGGCATCTCTGATTACGCACAGGACCAGCTGGGCGATGTGGTCTATGTGGAACTCCCCGAACTGGGCCGCGAAGTCAGCATCGGTGAAGCTGTGGCCGTGGTGGAGTCTGTGAAAACCGCTTCAGACATTTACAGTCCCGCCAGTGGTGTGATTGTGGAAGTCAACGAAGCTCTTGGAGACAGCCCCGAGCAGGTCAATGAAAGCCCCTACGAAGGAGGTTGGCTTTTCAAGGTGCGTTTCACCGATCTGTCCGATGACCTCGTGGACGCACAAGAATACGAACAATACATGGAGTGA
- the gcvT gene encoding glycine cleavage system aminomethyltransferase GcvT codes for MEEQLKRTPLYQSHLDLKARMVPFGGWDMPVQYAGVMQEHQAVREQVGMFDVSHMGEFRFKGEGALAFLQSITPNDVSKLKPGRAQYNMLPGNQGGLIDDIYIYCISPEEYLMVVNASNIEKDFAHVQSLITPEVEFSNESDQWGLIAVQGPRAEETLQPHIDVDLSKKKKNSVFFAELLGFPVMLARTGYTGEDGFEVFVKAEQAPALWSKLLDLGIVPCGLGARDTLRLEAGFPLYGHEFNETLTPLATHYGWVIKDKEFHGKDLLVGQPIVRQLVGLTLEKVPAREGYPVKSEGQVVGMVTSGTLSPTLKKPIAMAYIDVDALDKPLSVEIRGKDAPAQRVELPFLSK; via the coding sequence ATGGAAGAACAGCTGAAACGCACCCCCCTTTACCAGAGTCACCTGGATCTCAAGGCCCGCATGGTTCCCTTTGGCGGCTGGGACATGCCTGTGCAGTACGCTGGCGTGATGCAAGAACATCAGGCCGTTCGTGAGCAGGTGGGCATGTTTGATGTGTCCCACATGGGAGAATTTCGATTCAAAGGTGAGGGTGCTCTGGCATTCTTGCAAAGCATCACCCCCAACGACGTGTCCAAACTGAAACCTGGACGGGCACAGTACAACATGCTGCCCGGCAACCAGGGCGGCCTGATCGACGACATTTACATTTACTGCATCAGCCCCGAAGAGTACCTGATGGTGGTGAATGCATCCAACATCGAAAAAGACTTTGCCCATGTTCAGAGTTTGATCACTCCAGAGGTGGAATTCAGCAATGAATCTGACCAGTGGGGTCTGATTGCGGTGCAAGGCCCCAGAGCAGAGGAGACCCTGCAACCTCACATTGACGTGGACCTCAGCAAAAAGAAAAAGAACAGCGTGTTTTTTGCCGAACTGCTGGGTTTCCCGGTCATGCTGGCCCGCACAGGCTACACCGGAGAAGACGGCTTTGAGGTCTTTGTGAAAGCCGAGCAAGCCCCTGCACTCTGGAGCAAACTGCTGGATCTGGGGATTGTGCCCTGCGGTCTGGGTGCAAGGGACACCCTCCGTCTGGAAGCTGGTTTTCCCCTGTACGGCCATGAATTCAACGAAACCCTGACCCCTCTGGCCACCCACTATGGCTGGGTCATCAAAGACAAAGAGTTCCATGGCAAAGACCTGCTGGTGGGGCAACCCATTGTGCGCCAACTGGTGGGCCTGACCCTTGAAAAAGTTCCAGCCAGAGAAGGCTATCCCGTCAAATCTGAAGGGCAAGTGGTCGGAATGGTGACCTCTGGCACACTCAGCCCCACCCTCAAAAAACCCATTGCCATGGCTTATATTGATGTGGATGCGCTGGACAAGCCCCTTTCTGTGGAAATCCGGGGCAAAGATGCACCCGCCCAGAGGGTGGAGTTGCCTTTCCTGAGCAAGTAA